One Vibrio neonatus genomic window carries:
- a CDS encoding LysE family translocator: MELFTAILLFAFSSTITPGPNNIMMMTSGMNYGVKRSLPHFMGICIGFPTMVVAIGLGLGSLFQWFPTLHDIIKVLGIVYLLYLAWKIASAETDSLSGEKAKPFTFLQGALFQWVNPKAWIMGTGAVAAFTSDSMNIYSQVGLIAGLFLLVAFPCVGMWLVFGTKIRLFLSDPKHQKVFNVCMAILLVLSIVPVVFEYL; the protein is encoded by the coding sequence ATGGAACTTTTCACTGCAATTTTATTGTTCGCTTTCTCAAGCACAATTACACCCGGCCCGAATAACATCATGATGATGACCTCGGGCATGAACTATGGCGTTAAACGCAGTCTTCCTCATTTTATGGGGATCTGCATTGGCTTTCCGACTATGGTGGTAGCAATTGGGCTTGGGTTAGGTTCACTGTTTCAGTGGTTTCCAACTCTGCACGACATAATCAAGGTGTTGGGCATCGTCTATTTGCTCTATCTTGCGTGGAAGATTGCATCGGCAGAAACGGATTCTCTCTCTGGCGAAAAGGCCAAACCTTTTACTTTCTTGCAAGGGGCCCTTTTTCAGTGGGTGAACCCAAAAGCGTGGATTATGGGAACCGGAGCTGTTGCCGCTTTTACTAGTGATTCAATGAATATCTACAGTCAGGTGGGTTTAATTGCAGGGCTGTTTTTATTGGTGGCTTTCCCTTGCGTAGGGATGTGGCTAGTATTTGGCACAAAAATTCGGCTTTTTCTTTCTGATCCAAAGCATCAAAAAGTATTCAATGTTTGTATGGCGATATTGCTAGTGCTTTCTATTGTGCCTGTAGTGTTTGAATACCTGTAA